Genomic window (Armatimonadota bacterium):
GAAGAGTGCCTGGAAGCCTACGTTGTTGCGGATCACCGACCGAAGCCGCGTGGGAAGTTGGGCCAAGTTCTGATGGCTCAGCACGAGCGACAGCTTGAAACGGCGACCTTCGGCGATCAGGCCCTCAAAAGCCTCGGTCGCCATCGCCTCGAATTCGTCAACGTAGAGGCGGGCTGGCACTCGCCGATCCTCCGGCACATTGACTCTGGCAAGCATGCTCCGAGTGATCGCCGCAACCACGAGGGCCCCGAACATGCGGCCAGATCGGTGGAGTTCGTCCACCGCCAGTGACACGAGCACGATGCTTCCCTTTCGAGAAAGTTCGTTCTCCAAATCAATTGGCTTTGGAGAGCCGAACACTGCCCTTAGCCCCGGAGTAGCGAGCAGGGGCGTTACCTTGTTCATGACCGGGAGTGCCCACGCAAGCTGCCTCTCTTCGGAAAGCCCTGCATATCGCTCAAAGAAGCCGTGGACGGTCGGCTCCTCACATTCCTGGAGGAGTTGGTTTGCAAACTCCATGTCGAACAGCACGCGTTCCAGATCGGTGACCGATCGCTGAGCATGCGCCAAGAGCAGCAGCGCGTTCCGAAGCGTCTCTTCGAGCTGCACTCCCCACGAGTCAGATTCGGATCGAACAACGTCAAGAAGGTGAAGCGACCGGACAAAAGGTTCGGACGACCCCGCGAGCGGGTTGAAGCCCACTACCCGCTCCTTTTCTCGCAGGTCAAGAAGGGTCACGCGCTCCGGCGCAACCTTCCGGGCCGCGCAAAGAGCAAGGACACGGTTGACAAGGTCGCCGCGCAAATCGACCACCACCACGCTGTGGCGCCGCTCAAGGTCTCGTGCAAGGAGCTCCAAGATGAAGTTGGTCTTCCCTGAGCCAGTAGCACCGAGAACGTAGAGGTGGCGCGCCAGTTGCTCGGGGCGCAACGCGACAGGTTCGCCCCAAGTAGAATCCAATAGGGACGTGCCGATTGTATGCAAAGGCAAAGCATTGGTAGCTGCCTTTCGTTCTTTCTGGCACAGTTCAGAGAGCCAAATGATCGGAGCTTCAATTAGCCGGAACAACCATTCCATGGCTCATGCTGGGAGAGCAACATGGCCGCTTCGAGAGCAAGCGCGGATTCTTTAGTCGCAACTAAAGGGACAGCCTTCGGGCAACGACTCCGCATCGCCATCAAGGAGGAGTTCGGCACGAACAAGGAGTTCGCCCGCGCCATGGGCGTCAGCGAAGGCCGCGTGTCTCAGATCCTCAAGGGAAGCGAGGTTCTCACGTCCGTCACGCTTGACGCCGTGCTCGCCAGCTTCTCGAACCTTGGCCGGCAGGAGCGTATTCACGCGGCCTGGATCGACACCTACGCGCCCGGGCCGATGCAAGGAGAGAATCTCCTTGACACCGAGTCTCAGGAAACGTTCCTGCAGTCCTTGCCTGAACTGATCCAGGCGGGCCGATCGAGAGAAGTGCTCCAGCGGCTACTTGAGGTGAGGAGTTACGTCGAGGACACTCAGCGCTGGATGCATTTGAGCCGGGCCACAACCGAGCTGGCCCTGCGACTCGAGCGACCAAGCGTGGCATTTGGCGTCGCTCAGGAGCTGTACGGACGAGCCACCGACTTGGGGGAACTTGGCTGGGCTGCTACCGGTCTCTGGACTGCAGCGATAGCGCTTCGCAACATGCCCCATCTCCCCGCCGCTGACACGATCCAGGGGCATGAACGGGCCGTGGAGTTTCTGGGTCAGTGGTCGCCCCCCAATCCAACGTTGAAACGTGACGCGACTCAGGCGCTCCAGCGCGATCGGGCCCTGACCCTCATTGCCGTGGCCGAGAAGCGATCAATACCACTAGAGCAATTCAGCCACGAGCACAAAATCCTTCAGGCTTCTCTCACCAGGATCGAGGATCCAACTGCCCTGGCGATCGGCACGGAAGTACTCGCTCGCTTGAGCCTTGCTGCAGAAAATCTGTTCCTCGCGGAAGAAGAACTCGAGAGCTCGCAGACCTTTCATCCCTCAGCTGAACACTCAATCAAGGGAGCCATTCTCCGAGCAAAGATCGAACACGGTCGCAGGGACTCACCATACCGAGACACCCTCACGTCGGCTCTTGAAGAAGCTTGGTGCACGGACGACCTCCACCACGTTCAGGTCATCGAGCGGCTTTTGATGAAACTTGAGCTGGGGCGGCCCCTATAGTTCCCGCCCTCCCGCCCTGTCTTGCTGCGCTGCTTCAGGGATCTTGTTCGTTGTCAGGTAGAGCAACGCCCCGAGCAGAGTTGCTCGGGGCGCTTGAACTCAGTTCAGGTTAGAAGGAGAACCGGACTTTCTTTGTCTGAATTCCTCCCCACCCAAAGACCTGTCTTGCCGGCGGGGCTGGTGGGGATAACCAGGCCGTCGCCGTTGTTCTTTCTAAATACTGTCTTTCTATTGTTGCTCCTCGGATTCTGAAACGCTATTGATTGCTTTCTGATACACCCTGGCGCGGGCACTGTGGATAAGTCCCTTGGTGCGCAACGATTGCACCGCTTTCCAAACCGTCTCACTGGAGCGTCCTGTGCGAACCATGAGCTTGCGGTACGGGAGCACCACGGTGGCGTTAGGCTTGTTCCAGCCGGTCGTTTGCCTGAGGAGGATCAAGAGGATCCTCAGCTCCGTGTCGGTGAGTGTTGGCAGGAGCACTTGAATCAGGTGGTTCGGAACCTTCGTCCACGGCGTCAGGGGCCGGGGCAGGTTGAGCTTTATCCTTGGCATAGTAGAACTCTTTAGGTGGGCTGTAGTTGTGGCGGATGGCCTCAATGATGAGGGCCTCCGGGCGCTTGGCTTTACGGAACGGGAGGAAGGCGAGTTGGCGCTCGATTTCGACGTAGGGGTGGCTCACGAGCAATTCGATGATGCCTTTGTGGCTCACACCGATCTTCATGAGCTCATGCCCAATCCGCGCTGCACGCTCCCGTCCAGTTGGGGAGTCTAGATCGTTCACGTGGTTTCTGCTAGAAATGAAATAATCCTAAACGACTGGGATTCAAGTTCGGAAAAGAAGGCGTAGTCGACGTCGTCTGCGCCGCGCGTTCCGATCTGGTACTTGATGAGCATGCGGGCAAGGGAGGGGCCGTCGATCACTTCGATCCGCACCGGCAGGTGGCTTCCGACCAGTTTTTCGGCGGATTTCGCAACGGATTGCGGCGTGACGATGAGGCCGAAGTC
Coding sequences:
- a CDS encoding DUF853 family protein; this translates as MEWLFRLIEAPIIWLSELCQKERKAATNALPLHTIGTSLLDSTWGEPVALRPEQLARHLYVLGATGSGKTNFILELLARDLERRHSVVVVDLRGDLVNRVLALCAARKVAPERVTLLDLREKERVVGFNPLAGSSEPFVRSLHLLDVVRSESDSWGVQLEETLRNALLLLAHAQRSVTDLERVLFDMEFANQLLQECEEPTVHGFFERYAGLSEERQLAWALPVMNKVTPLLATPGLRAVFGSPKPIDLENELSRKGSIVLVSLAVDELHRSGRMFGALVVAAITRSMLARVNVPEDRRVPARLYVDEFEAMATEAFEGLIAEGRRFKLSLVLSHQNLAQLPTRLRSVIRNNVGFQALFSCGYQDARELERELPEGFTADELVSFAPGEALLMPRGDEALFCKVKLHDIQATNDVLQTYRTEVLKRALPRAEAEAHLKRSVTVRERFTSHDTPWTLGGDL
- a CDS encoding helix-turn-helix transcriptional regulator, which gives rise to MAASRASADSLVATKGTAFGQRLRIAIKEEFGTNKEFARAMGVSEGRVSQILKGSEVLTSVTLDAVLASFSNLGRQERIHAAWIDTYAPGPMQGENLLDTESQETFLQSLPELIQAGRSREVLQRLLEVRSYVEDTQRWMHLSRATTELALRLERPSVAFGVAQELYGRATDLGELGWAATGLWTAAIALRNMPHLPAADTIQGHERAVEFLGQWSPPNPTLKRDATQALQRDRALTLIAVAEKRSIPLEQFSHEHKILQASLTRIEDPTALAIGTEVLARLSLAAENLFLAEEELESSQTFHPSAEHSIKGAILRAKIEHGRRDSPYRDTLTSALEEAWCTDDLHHVQVIERLLMKLELGRPL